The proteins below come from a single Sorghum bicolor cultivar BTx623 chromosome 4, Sorghum_bicolor_NCBIv3, whole genome shotgun sequence genomic window:
- the LOC8073771 gene encoding eukaryotic initiation factor 4A-10, translating to MDVDEESLEVGDKEPIRLKTAFRSFDGAPFSYYFTFGWSSKLVMVTAVQDKTEGIQKPKGIEVSRSNGKAKENKISAPAATITNSEKTATESIVLEEPKGIEESRSNGKAKENISAPTATITNSEKTETESSKPEGAQSIGPSPRSMIGEDHFGDIQKPPIKHVFKRRGKKQQVTEAINKSPSNKMDKEVAPHSSSNATSSGASIGCDMLDQKDCSKMEPNRELNMEEITPVGKSEKAKKLGASRDTECNNVAAPTINSKKTQILGDTSRTPRNELITKHTKDILLILVFCAFGGVGMDQMGSGVRGHKNMDTRLLPSSEEVVIYDSFSEMGLQENLLKGIYKYGLEKPSAVHQRGIVPLCKGFGVVHRSLTGTTEIICSGVLQQLDYGSAECQALILVPTPYLAQVTEKVLGALGQFLGVTAQTCTGGTIAPADQQTLSSRVQVVVGTPDCILDVLQRQALSPDHIRMLFLDEADELLTGGSKDQIYNIILHLQNKIQVGLFSATYSHEAIQTSCRFIDKPVEVIVPRGEELKNVKQHFVTVENEELKLGKLYDLFKITGVQRLVIFVNTQDKAVSLAKDVSKHYTVSVSHDGMNQRASDTAIQKLMSGSSRVLIATDHQGTNTMPQVPIIINYDLPTKSMQYICRLQQQNKLFRKPLSVIINLVTPADRCTLATITRFCNSSMGELPSDLK from the exons ATGGATGTGGATGAGGAAAGTTTGGAAGTTGGAGATAAGGAGCCTATTAGGCTAAAGACCGCATTCAGAAGTTTTGATGGTGCTCCCTTCTCTTACTACTTTACATTTGGATGGTCTTCAAAACTAGTAATGGTCACAGCAGTACAAGACAAAACAGAAG GTATACAAAAGCCGAAGGGCATTGAAGTGTCAAGATCAAATGGAAAGGCTAAAGAAAACAAAATAAGTGCTCCAGCAGCCACAATAACAAACTCTGAGAAAACAGCAACAGAAAGTATAGTGCTGGAAGAGCCAAAGGGCATTGAAGAGTCAAGATCAAATGGAAAGGCTAAAGAAAACATAAGTGCTCCAACAGCCACAATAACAAACTCTGAGAAAACAGAAACAGAAAGTTCAAAACCTGAAGGGGCGCAATCCATTGGCCCAAGTCCACGAAGCATGATTGGAGAAGACCACTTCGGAG ATATACAAAAGCCTCCTATCAAACATGTATTCAAAAGGAGAGGTAAGAAGCAGCAAGTTACTGAAGCAATAAACAAGAGCCCATCAAACAAAATGGATAAAGAAGTGGCTCCACATAGCAGCAGTAATGCCACAAGTTCTGGAGCCTCAATTGGATGTGATATGCTGGATCAAAAAGATTGTTCAAAAATGGAACCCAATAGGGAACTGAACATGGAAGAAATAACTCCAGTAGGGAAAAGTGAAAAGGCCAAAAAGCTTGGGGCAAGCAGAGATACTGAGTGCAATAATGTAGCTGCCCCTACAATCAACTCGAAGAAGACACAAATATTAGGAGACACATCAAGAACTCCGAGAAATGAGTTGATCACTAAACACACCAAAG ATATTTTGTTGATACTTGTTTTTTGTGCCTTTGGAGGTGTTGGGATGGATCAAATGGGATCTGGTGTTCGAGGTCACAAAAATATGGACACACG GCTACTTCCAAGTTCCGAGGAAGTTGTTATCTATGACAGTTTCAGTGAGATGGGTCTTCAGGAGAATCTACTCAAGGGAATATATAAATATG GTCTGGAGAAGCCTTCGGCAGtccatcagagaggaattgtcCCATTATGCAAGGGCTTTGGTGTGGTCCATCGATCTTTGACTGGAACAACTGAGATAATTTGCTCTGGTGTACTGCAGCAACTTGATTATGGATCTGCAGAATGCCAGGCTTTGATCCTTGTACCAACACCTTACTTAGCACAAGTGACTGAGAAAGTTCTTGGAGCACTTGGTCAGTTCCTTGGTGTTACAGCACAAACTTGTACAGGAGGAACTATTGCCCCTGCAGACCAGCAAACTCTGTCAAGTAGAGTTCAGGTTGTCGTTGGCACCCCTGATTGCATTCTTGACGTGCTGCAAAGGCAAGCATTGTCTCCAGACCACATTAGAATGCTTTTTTTGGATGAAGCAGATGAACTGCTCACTGGAGGTTCCAAGGATCAG atctataatattatCCTGCATCTCCAAAACAAAATTCAGGTTGGACTCTTCTCTGCTACCTATTCCCATGAAGCTATACAGACTAGCTGCAGATTCATCGATAAGCCTGTGGAGGTCATTGTCCCAAGAGGTGAAGAGCTAAAGAATGTCAAGCAGCACTTTGTGACGGTTGAGAATGAAGAATTGAAGCTAGGAAAACTATatgatcttttcaagatcacaGGGGTCCAACGACTTGTCATCTTTGTGAACACACAAGATAAGGCCGTGTCCCTCGCAAAAGATGTTAGCAAGCATTACACGGTCTCGGTAAGCCATGATGGCATGAATCAGCGTGCCAGTGACACGGCCATCCAGAAGTTGATGTCTGGGTCATCCAGAGTTCTCATAGCCACTGACCATCAAGGCACTAATACAATGCCACAGGTTCCCATTATTATCAACTATGATCTTCCAACAAAATCTATGCAATACATCTGTCGTCTTCAGCAGCAAAATAAACTGTTCAGGAAGCCACTAAGTGTGATCATTAATTTGGTAACTCCTGCTGATCGATGCACCCTCGCTACCATCACGAGATTTTGCAATAGCTCCATGGGGGAGCTACCCTCCGACCTGAAATGA